A genomic stretch from Methanobacterium sp. includes:
- a CDS encoding inositol-3-phosphate synthase — MEKIKIAIIGLGNCASSLIQGIHYYKDKDSNDAIGLMHWNIGGYKPSDIEVVAAFDIDQRKVGKDVSKAIFAKPNCTTIFCPDIPKTGVNVSMGKVLDGVAPHMDKYDDDYTFKVADEPESDIVRILKESGAEILINYLPVGSQKATEFYAQCALDAGIAYVNSMPVFIVSNPEWAKKFEEKGIPAVGDDIKAQIGATITHRTLATLFRERGVKLERTYQLNTGGNTDFLNMLNKDRLDSKKESKTEAVQSVLAERLDDPNIHIGPSDYVPWQKDNKLCFLRMEGKTFGDVPMNIELRLSVEDSPNSAGCVIDAIRCCKLALERGISGQLTSISAYTMKHPPEQFIDEKAYEMVNEFIEGKRER; from the coding sequence TTGGAGAAGATAAAAATAGCGATAATTGGACTTGGTAATTGCGCAAGTTCCTTAATACAAGGAATTCATTATTATAAAGATAAAGACAGCAACGATGCAATTGGTCTCATGCACTGGAACATTGGAGGGTATAAACCAAGTGATATAGAAGTTGTTGCCGCCTTTGACATAGACCAAAGAAAAGTAGGGAAAGACGTAAGCAAAGCTATTTTTGCAAAACCCAACTGTACAACAATTTTTTGCCCAGATATCCCCAAAACAGGAGTTAATGTATCTATGGGCAAAGTCCTTGACGGTGTTGCCCCACATATGGACAAATATGATGATGATTACACTTTTAAAGTAGCTGATGAACCAGAATCAGATATTGTACGTATTTTAAAAGAAAGTGGTGCAGAAATTCTCATAAATTATCTTCCTGTAGGAAGCCAAAAAGCAACAGAATTCTACGCACAATGCGCACTTGATGCTGGAATCGCATATGTAAACAGCATGCCTGTTTTCATTGTAAGCAACCCCGAATGGGCCAAGAAATTCGAAGAAAAAGGAATTCCTGCAGTTGGTGATGACATAAAAGCACAAATCGGTGCTACAATCACCCATCGGACATTAGCCACCTTATTCCGTGAGCGCGGAGTTAAATTAGAAAGAACATATCAGCTAAATACTGGAGGAAACACTGATTTCCTTAACATGTTAAACAAAGATAGACTCGACTCTAAAAAAGAATCAAAAACAGAAGCAGTCCAATCCGTTCTAGCTGAAAGACTTGACGACCCCAATATACATATTGGCCCCAGTGATTATGTTCCATGGCAAAAAGACAATAAATTATGCTTCCTTAGAATGGAAGGTAAAACATTCGGTGACGTGCCTATGAACATAGAATTAAGATTAAGCGTTGAAGATTCACCCAATTCTGCAGGATGCGTGATAGATGCAATTCGCTGCTGCAAATTAGCTCTTGAACGAGGAATTAGCGGCCAATTAACTTCAATTTCAGCTTACACCATGAAACATCCACCAGAACAGTTTATAGATGAAAAAGCCTATGAAATGGTGAATGAATTTATTGAAGGAAAAAGGGAAAGATAA
- a CDS encoding small multi-drug export protein — MDIILGILLVFGASVFELWAAIPIGLAIKLNPVLIGIFSALGAIFAAFLVSTVGDNIRERFMKWRYGKNKDIKNSSFYKIWNKYGIIGLGILSPLLFGAPLGAALGIALGARIKPLLIWMTIGIVIWSVLLTTAGYFGLMTFESRGYFAN; from the coding sequence TATTAGTATTTGGAGCAAGTGTTTTCGAGTTATGGGCTGCAATTCCCATTGGTTTGGCCATAAAGCTTAATCCTGTTTTAATAGGAATTTTTTCAGCTTTAGGGGCAATATTTGCAGCATTTTTAGTTTCAACTGTAGGAGATAACATAAGAGAAAGATTCATGAAATGGCGGTATGGAAAAAATAAAGATATAAAAAACAGCAGCTTTTATAAAATATGGAACAAATATGGCATAATAGGATTAGGAATATTATCACCCCTTCTTTTTGGTGCTCCACTGGGAGCTGCCCTTGGAATTGCATTAGGGGCTCGTATAAAACCGTTATTAATATGGATGACTATAGGTATTGTAATATGGAGTGTTCTTCTTACAACTGCAGGTTATTTTGGACTTATGACCTTTGAATCCCGCGGATATTTCGCTAATTAA